A genomic stretch from Arachis stenosperma cultivar V10309 chromosome 3, arast.V10309.gnm1.PFL2, whole genome shotgun sequence includes:
- the LOC130968901 gene encoding CRS2-associated factor 1, chloroplastic-like: MALKLTITFPITLESNSRPSTELQFSRSDLTDRHHQQHPAFKFSNIPKSRPKRLTIPPDNIKIGEDGLSYVIEGAPFEFKYSYTETPKAKPLKIREPPFLPFGPATTPRPWTGRAPLPPSKKQQKEFDSFVLPPPDKKGIKPVQSPGPFLPGTFPRYVSSREEILGEPLTQQEIDALVRSSVKTNRQLNIGRDGLTHNMLDNIHAHWKRKRVCKIKCKGVCTVDMDNVCHQLEEKTGGKIIYRRGGVLYLFRGRNYNYRTRPRFPLMLWKPVPPVYPKLVKRVPEGLTLQQVTEMRKKGRELIPICKLGKNGVYCHLAKNVREAFEECELVRINCQGLNKSDYRKIGAKLRDLVPCVLLSFENEHILMWRGQNWKSALPNPTDNSKGANEQNNKILASEVSASSRQENSVENEGNDTSISSSSSDLALGKVEVSSPIEDSKQSVTSTTSLARKSEAECINNVTGSYGEPESCGSIISNMTLSDDDDSHAKCPSEAWSESNGAEDMMDNKSCSDGPSTSVLGSEVMLGTNDSYINGKVDPRVDKTIDGSETDDASWPPRSTAPCMKGILSLLEEAVEKRCALILDEDSLDADTIYQTTVSFAKSASSGPVFRRHSKVVVQKTAKQQGSASSKGKETAAIPLKDKGEREKTQKSSKIQRKTNFDERFLNVAPRGTLRVDELAKLLM; encoded by the exons ATGGCTCTGAAACTTACAATCACCTTTCCCATCACCCTCGAATCCAACTCACGCCCATCCACGGAGCTCCAGTTCTCCCGCTCCGACTTAACCGACCGCCACCACCAGCAGCACCCGGCATTCAAGTTCTCCAACATCCCCAAATCGAGACCTAAACGGCTGACAATACCGCCCGATAACATCAAGATTGGCGAAGATGGACTCTCGTACGTGATAGAGGGTGCACCCTTCGAGTTCAAGTACAGCTACACCGAGACTCCCAAGGCCAAGCCACTCAAGATCCGGGAGCCCCCCTTCCTCCCCTTCGGCCCTGCCACCACACCCCGCCCATGGACGGGCCGGGCCCCACTCCCACCCAGCAAGAAGCAGCAGAAGGAGTTCGACTCCTTCGTGCTTCCTCCGCCCGACAAGAAAGGGATAAAGCCCGTTCAGTCCCCCGGTCCTTTTCTTCCCGGCACCTTTCCCCGGTACGTCTCCTCCAGAGAAGAGATTCTCGGTGAGCCCTTGACTCAGCAGGAGATCGACGCTTTGGTTAGAAGCTCCGTCAAAACCAATCGCCAACTCAATATTg GTAGAGATGGTTTGACGCATAACATGTTGGACAATATTCATGCTCACTGGAAGCGAAAGAGGGTCTGCAAGATTAAGTGCAAAGGAGTTTGTACAGTTGATATGGACAATGTCTGCCACCAGTTAGAG GAGAAGACAGGGGGGAAAATAATCTACAGAAGGGGTGGTGTGTTGTACCTTTTCCGAGGCAGAAACTATAACTATAGAACACGGCCGCGGTTTCCCCTGATGCTGTGGAAGCCTGTGCCTCCAGTATATCCTAAGCTTGTTAAGCGAGTTCCAGAAGGTTTAACGCTACAACAAGTAACTGAAATGCGTAAAAAGGGAAGGGAATTAATTCCCATATGCAAGCTAG GAAAAAATGGTGTTTACTGTCACCTAGCAAAAAATGTCAGAGAGGCATTTGAAGAGTGTGAACTTGTCCGTATAAACTGCCAAGGGCTAAATAAAAGTGACTATAGAAAGATTGGAGCCAAACTAAGG GATCTCGTTCCATGTGTATTGCTTTCATTTGAAAACGAGCACATACTTATGTGGAGAGGGCAAAATTGGAAGTCGGCTCTACCAAATCCCACAGATAATTCAAAGGGGGCCAATgaacaaaataacaaaatactAGCATCAGAAGTTTCAGCATCAAGTCGACAGGAGAATTCAGTAGAGAATGAAGGCAATGACACTAGCATTTCTTCGAGTTCAAGTGATTTGGCTTTGGGAAAGGTTGAGGTGTCGTCTCCCATAGAAGATAGCAAGCAATCTGTGACTAGTACTACTTCACTTGCAAGAAAATCTGAAGCCGAATGTATAAACAATGTTACAGGCTCCTATGGTGAGCCGGAGTCTTGCGGGAGCATTATCTCTAATATGACTTTGTCGGATGATGATGACAGCCATGCTAAATGCCCCTCGGAAGCTTGGAGTGAAAGCAATGGAGCTGAGGATATGATGGATAACAAAAGCTGCAGTGATGGCCCTTCTACATCAGTTTTAGGATCTGAGGTAATGTTGGGAACTAATGACAGTTATATCAATGGCAAGGTAGATCCTCGAGTCGATAAGACTATAGATGGTTCAGAAACTGATGATGCCAGTTGGCCACCAAGGTCAACTGCACCTTGTATGAAAGGCATTTTATCGTTGTTGGAGGAAGCAGTTGAGAAACGATGTGCACTTATTTTAGATGAAGATTCTTTGGATGCTGACACTATTTATCAAACTACAGTTTCCTTTGCCAAATCAGCTTCCTCCGGACCAGTCTTTAGGAGACATAGTAAGGTTGTGGTTCAAAAAACTGCCAAGCAACAAGGTTCCGCTTCCTCCAAGGGAAAAGAAACTGCTGCCATTCCTTTGAAAGATAAAGGTGAGAGGGAGAAGACTCAAAAGAGTTctaaaattcaaagaaaaacaaattttgatGAACGATTTCTTAATGTTGCACCACGAGGAACATTACGAGTAGATGAACTAGCAAAACTCTTAATGTGA